A stretch of DNA from Cytobacillus luteolus:
GTCCTTGGGATGCTTACAATGATGCAAAAGCTAAATTAGCTAAAGCAGAGGCTGCAGTTGCTGGTCTTTCAGCTGCTGACAAAGCAGTTGCTTCTGCAAAATTAGAAGCTACTAAACTACAAATCTCTAGAGCGATGGCTTACATCGATGCTATCACTGCTGGTGAGAACATCACTACAGCTAGATTAGCTCTTGAAGCTGCTATCTCTAGTGGTAACCTAGACGCAGTTGAAAAAGCATACCACGGTATGACTGCTCAAGCTCGTAAACAAAACAAATTACTAGACCGCGTTTACGGTCAATCAACTCGTGACCTTATCCGTACTAACTACAAAGTAGCTGCAGAAAAAGTTCAAGCTTCTGTACTTTACGATGTAACTGTTAAAATGGCGTTAGACAAAGCTCAAGGTTTTGTTACTGGAAATGACCTTGATAAAGCAGAAGCATACCTTGCTGAGGCTAAAAAATACCTTGAAAAAGTATCTGCTACATTTAAAACACAACTTTCAACTAAAATTGATCAAGTTGAAGCAACTGTTACTCCAAGAGTTGTTGGCGTAAGTGCGATTAACGCTAAAGAATTACAAATCACTTTCAACAAAGCTATTACAAAAGCTTCAGTTATTGATAGCTCTGACGATTTAATTGCTAATATTATAACTTTAAATTCAACTGATGCTCGTAGTTTATCAGACAATGCTTACCTAAGTGCTGATGGTAAAACTTTAACATTAGTTGCTACTACAACATGGAACGGTTCATATGCTTTTGAAGTAGCTCAAAATAAAGTTGAAGCTGGCGCAACTAAGGTTGCAGAATATAAAGCATTTGTTTCTGCAAGTGATACAACTCGTCCAACTTTTGCAGGTGTATCTTACGAGCCATCTGGACTTGCTAAATTTTCGTTCAGTGAGCCATTAGATGAAACGGCTGCTCTAATTGCTTCTAAATTAGTAGTTTCTGGAGGAACAACTGTTGCAATTACTGATGCAGACATCACTCTTGCTGCTGATAAAAAATCATTCACTGTTTCTTTACCTTCAACAATGACTAAGGATGCTTCATATACATTTACTTTTACTGGATTAAAAGACTTTGCTGGAAACTTATTAAGTCCAAACCCACTTTCAGCTACAGTTGTTAAAGCTGACCGTGATACAGTAAAACCAACAGTAACGAACGTAGTTGCACTTGATACTGGCAAGTTACAAGTTACTTTCTCTGAAAAAATCCGTGCAAATACAGCTGTTGTAACAGTTGGTGCTGGAAATTATTCTACTTATACTCTTGATGCAACAGGAACAATTGCTACATTTACTGGAGTTACTAATTTAACTGCGGGTGTACAATCAGTTCAAATTAGTAGTGCTGCTGACTTAGCTGGATTAGTATTAGATACTATTACTCGTGTTGTTCAAGTATCTGCTGATACAACTGCTCCTGCATATGTTAACCACACAGTTGAAACTGTTGGTTCGGAACGTTTCTTAGTTGTTAATTACAACGAAGAAATTACTGCTAATCAAGCAGTGTCAGTTACTGGAACATATGTTAATTCAAACAGCATTACTCAAGCTATAACTCCAATTACTGGTGCGGATATTACTAGAGGAGCAGATAAAAAATCTGTTCGCATTAAACTACCTGCAACAGCTGGAACTTATACTGTACTTCTACCAGTTGCATTGGCTGAGGATACTTCAGCTGCAACAAACGATTCAGCAGCACGCACTGTATCATTCACTTTAGGTACTGCAGTTGATGCTACAAAACCTGTTACATCTGGTTATGCTCAAGTTGGTAACAAAGTTACTGTAACTTTTGACCGTGATGTAACTGCGGCTACAGCTTTAAATGTTGG
This window harbors:
- a CDS encoding Ig-like domain-containing protein, with the protein product MKKKAIKIATSTAIAASAFVAAAPTQAASNVDAQVKAAVDAGTVLKWAISIEGTGDGQTRPWDAYNDAKAKLAKAEAAVAGLSAADKAVASAKLEATKLQISRAMAYIDAITAGENITTARLALEAAISSGNLDAVEKAYHGMTAQARKQNKLLDRVYGQSTRDLIRTNYKVAAEKVQASVLYDVTVKMALDKAQGFVTGNDLDKAEAYLAEAKKYLEKVSATFKTQLSTKIDQVEATVTPRVVGVSAINAKELQITFNKAITKASVIDSSDDLIANIITLNSTDARSLSDNAYLSADGKTLTLVATTTWNGSYAFEVAQNKVEAGATKVAEYKAFVSASDTTRPTFAGVSYEPSGLAKFSFSEPLDETAALIASKLVVSGGTTVAITDADITLAADKKSFTVSLPSTMTKDASYTFTFTGLKDFAGNLLSPNPLSATVVKADRDTVKPTVTNVVALDTGKLQVTFSEKIRANTAVVTVGAGNYSTYTLDATGTIATFTGVTNLTAGVQSVQISSAADLAGLVLDTITRVVQVSADTTAPAYVNHTVETVGSERFLVVNYNEEITANQAVSVTGTYVNSNSITQAITPITGADITRGADKKSVRIKLPATAGTYTVLLPVALAEDTSAATNDSAARTVSFTLGTAVDATKPVTSGYAQVGNKVTVTFDRDVTAATALNVGNYSIDGVSSPFESAIFKGNARTVELTLRHDAITTNGVRNYTVSNVATSAGSVMVSETSTYNFKENVRPTVLGAKIISATEIEVTLSEALDSATVGTDFDVFQGTSTTALTDVETISGTNKVLITLGTPLVSLNGLTLKAASTIDLTDVNGNTVNFVGPITVTSN